One window of Bacillus alkalicellulosilyticus genomic DNA carries:
- a CDS encoding glycoside hydrolase family 43 protein produces the protein MPKITNPVLPGFNPDPSIIRVKDDYYIATSTFEWFPGVQIHHSRDLVHWELLTHPLSKQSQIDMIGNPDSGGVWAPCLSYDNGTFYLIYTDVKSHSGGFKDTHNYLVTASDIMGPWSEPIYLNSSGFDPSLFHDDDGRKWLVNMVWDHRKGKNSFGGILLQQYSVEESRLIGPIQNIFKGTALGLTEAPHLYKKDGYYYLMTAEGGTRLKHAVTMARSRSIDGPYEVDPTNPILTSYEKPELTLQKAGHGSLVETQTGEWYLAHLCGRPLKPSENCNLGRETALQKCYWTEDGWLRIVGGEAQVEVEAPDLPTHAFPPVAAKDDFNEENLSIHFNSLRFPLEEDWVTLKERPGYLRLFGRESLNSVHHQSLIARRQQAFKATAETVVEFKPENFQQMAGLVYYYNTKNYYYLHISHDEEIGKCLGILSSNRGLYDEPVDERISIEGVERYYLKAVLSYSDLQFYYSHDGEEWTAIGPVLDASTISDENAEINVNGYFLGQGFTGAYIGMCVQDLSGQKKHADFDYFKYEEMK, from the coding sequence ATGCCGAAAATCACTAATCCAGTGCTACCAGGGTTTAATCCGGACCCTTCTATTATTCGTGTTAAGGATGATTACTATATTGCCACTTCCACGTTTGAATGGTTTCCTGGAGTTCAAATCCATCACTCTAGAGATTTAGTTCATTGGGAGTTACTCACTCATCCACTGTCAAAACAAAGCCAAATTGATATGATAGGTAATCCTGATTCTGGCGGAGTGTGGGCACCATGTCTTAGCTATGATAATGGTACGTTTTATTTAATTTATACAGATGTTAAAAGTCATAGTGGTGGGTTTAAGGATACTCATAATTATCTAGTTACTGCTAGCGATATTATGGGACCTTGGTCAGAACCGATTTACTTAAATAGTAGTGGATTTGACCCCTCTCTTTTTCATGATGACGACGGTAGAAAATGGCTCGTGAATATGGTGTGGGACCATCGAAAAGGGAAAAATTCCTTTGGAGGAATTTTATTACAACAATACTCGGTGGAAGAAAGCCGCTTAATCGGTCCTATTCAAAATATCTTTAAAGGAACAGCACTAGGATTAACAGAAGCACCTCATTTGTATAAAAAGGATGGCTATTACTATTTGATGACAGCGGAGGGTGGGACGCGATTAAAACACGCGGTTACGATGGCCAGGTCAAGGTCGATTGATGGACCATATGAAGTTGATCCTACTAATCCTATTTTAACTTCTTATGAAAAACCTGAACTTACACTTCAAAAAGCAGGGCATGGAAGCCTTGTTGAAACTCAGACAGGGGAATGGTATTTAGCTCACTTATGTGGACGACCATTGAAACCATCGGAAAATTGTAATTTAGGAAGAGAAACCGCTCTCCAAAAATGTTACTGGACAGAAGATGGCTGGCTTAGGATTGTTGGAGGCGAGGCACAAGTAGAGGTCGAAGCTCCAGATTTGCCTACGCACGCGTTTCCACCTGTAGCCGCAAAAGATGATTTTAATGAAGAAAATTTATCAATTCATTTTAACTCTCTTCGATTTCCGCTTGAGGAAGACTGGGTAACTTTAAAAGAAAGACCCGGATACCTGCGACTATTTGGTAGGGAATCTCTGAACTCAGTACATCATCAAAGCCTTATCGCAAGAAGACAACAAGCCTTCAAAGCAACGGCTGAGACGGTGGTTGAGTTTAAACCTGAGAACTTTCAACAAATGGCTGGGTTGGTTTATTACTATAATACAAAGAACTACTACTACTTGCATATTAGCCATGACGAAGAAATTGGAAAGTGTTTAGGAATATTATCTAGTAATCGAGGGCTTTATGACGAGCCAGTAGATGAAAGAATTTCAATAGAAGGTGTGGAACGCTATTACCTCAAGGCAGTTCTATCCTATTCAGATTTACAATTTTACTATTCTCATGATGGAGAAGAGTGGACAGCCATTGGTCCAGTATTGGATGCAAGTACGATTTCAGATGAAAATGCTGAGATTAATGTAAACGGCTATTTCTTAGGTCAAGGGTTTACTGGGGCTTACATCGGGATGTGTGTTCAGGATTTAAGTGGGCAAAAGAAGCACGCTGACTTTGATTATTTTAAGTATGAGGAAATGAAATAA
- a CDS encoding alpha/beta hydrolase family protein, translated as MRIFEILVLAVQSIWLISFLSNRFKRWKHKIGIASLLVIGIHLIVEGYRWQLGLAYVIALLIAISLVKAIILSKKIENDSIQTSKPKWKLLLIGLFGTLYVAMTILLALLFPVFQLPTATGPYQTGVITEHLVDESRNEHWTNSSEYREMMVTVWYPVDPEIESNVKAKFPQKEIAGAISTLFHLPSFLFDYLKSVDVQSYENAPVSKQVQTYPVLIFSHGYGGTRTQNLSQMEELASHGYVIVSIDHTYDSGYTVFPDGREVKMVNSELSDEGHHQAIQTRSQDASFVLDQLNLWNSESDNLFANKLDLEKVGMFGHSYGGATTAKTLATDERFKAGINMDGALYGNDVTQGLSQPFMNIIATDTFTYTPTEQELEMMNMSQDEYIEDRDRRLREINYFFEEGVRGDSYKITFFSGDHMSFSDLPFYTPLMSFGFDEKKIHEVMNSNVLAFFNRYVKGIEDEVLKEESNSLFQLEVK; from the coding sequence ATGAGGATTTTTGAAATATTAGTGTTAGCTGTTCAATCCATATGGCTTATCTCATTTTTATCGAATCGATTTAAAAGGTGGAAACATAAAATTGGCATAGCTTCGCTCCTTGTAATAGGTATTCATCTTATTGTTGAAGGATACCGGTGGCAGTTGGGGTTGGCTTATGTAATAGCGCTGCTCATTGCTATAAGTCTAGTAAAAGCTATTATTTTATCTAAGAAGATAGAGAATGATAGTATACAAACAAGCAAACCAAAATGGAAATTGCTTTTGATTGGCCTTTTCGGAACATTGTATGTAGCTATGACTATATTATTAGCCTTGTTATTTCCTGTATTTCAATTGCCTACAGCCACTGGTCCTTATCAAACAGGTGTCATAACAGAGCACTTAGTGGATGAAAGTAGAAACGAACACTGGACGAACTCATCCGAATATAGAGAAATGATGGTAACCGTTTGGTATCCAGTCGACCCTGAAATCGAGAGTAATGTGAAAGCCAAATTTCCTCAAAAAGAAATTGCTGGAGCGATTTCAACACTTTTTCATTTGCCTTCGTTTTTGTTCGACTATCTAAAGTCCGTCGACGTTCAATCTTATGAAAACGCACCTGTTTCAAAACAAGTACAAACGTATCCAGTTCTGATATTTTCTCATGGGTACGGAGGCACCCGAACGCAAAACCTATCACAAATGGAAGAACTCGCGAGTCACGGATATGTCATTGTTAGTATTGATCATACGTATGATTCGGGTTATACCGTTTTTCCTGATGGAAGAGAAGTTAAAATGGTTAATTCTGAGCTTTCTGATGAAGGACACCATCAAGCCATCCAAACTCGTTCACAAGATGCTAGCTTCGTATTGGACCAACTTAACTTATGGAATTCAGAATCTGACAACCTTTTTGCCAATAAACTAGATTTAGAAAAGGTAGGCATGTTTGGTCATTCATATGGAGGAGCAACAACGGCAAAAACACTCGCCACAGACGAACGCTTCAAAGCAGGGATAAATATGGACGGTGCCTTATATGGCAATGATGTTACCCAAGGGCTTTCACAGCCGTTTATGAATATCATAGCAACTGACACCTTTACCTACACACCTACCGAACAGGAACTAGAAATGATGAATATGAGCCAAGACGAATATATAGAAGATAGAGATAGACGACTACGTGAAATCAATTATTTTTTTGAAGAAGGGGTAAGAGGAGATTCCTATAAGATTACATTCTTCTCCGGAGACCATATGAGCTTTAGCGATTTACCTTTTTACACACCGTTGATGAGTTTTGGGTTTGATGAAAAGAAAATACACGAAGTTATGAATTCAAACGTACTTGCCTTCTTTAACCGTTATGTAAAAGGGATAGAGGATGAGGTACTAAAAGAAGAGAGCAATTCCTTATTTCAACTTGAGGTGAAATAA